One part of the Pseudomonas sp. MYb118 genome encodes these proteins:
- the mutY gene encoding A/G-specific adenine glycosylase: MRAEQFSTAVLDWFDRHGRHDLPWQQGITPYRVWVSEIMLQQTQVSTVLNYFDRFMASLPTVEALAAAPEDEVLHLWTGLGYYTRARNLQKTAKIVVAEYGGEFPRDVEKLVELPGIGLSTAGAIASISMGLRAPILDGNVKRVLARFTAQEGYPGEPKVAKQLWAAAERFTPQDRVNAYTQAMMDLGATLCTRSKPSCLLCPLEKGCEAHMLGLETRYPIPKPRKAVPQKRTLMPMLANDDGAILLYRRPSTGLWGGLWSLPELDDLDDLPHLASQHSLELGTQQALPGLVHTFSHFQLSIEPWLVQVQESGHHVAEADWLWYNLATPPRLGLAAPVKTLLERAAAVLNAGESS, encoded by the coding sequence ATGAGAGCGGAGCAGTTTTCAACGGCGGTGCTCGATTGGTTCGACCGCCACGGTCGCCATGACCTGCCCTGGCAACAGGGCATCACGCCCTATCGGGTGTGGGTCTCGGAGATCATGTTGCAGCAGACCCAGGTCAGCACCGTGCTCAATTACTTCGACCGCTTCATGGCGTCGTTGCCAACCGTCGAAGCGCTGGCCGCCGCACCGGAAGACGAAGTGCTGCACCTGTGGACCGGCCTGGGTTACTACACCCGCGCGCGCAATTTGCAGAAGACCGCGAAGATCGTCGTCGCCGAGTATGGCGGCGAGTTTCCGCGGGATGTGGAGAAGCTGGTAGAGCTGCCGGGGATCGGCCTGTCGACCGCCGGCGCCATCGCCAGCATCAGCATGGGCCTGCGGGCACCGATCCTCGACGGCAACGTCAAGCGCGTGCTGGCGCGCTTCACCGCGCAGGAAGGCTACCCCGGCGAGCCGAAAGTGGCGAAACAGCTGTGGGCCGCTGCCGAGCGCTTCACGCCCCAGGACCGGGTCAACGCCTATACCCAGGCGATGATGGACCTGGGCGCCACGCTCTGCACCCGCAGCAAGCCGAGCTGCCTGCTGTGCCCCTTGGAAAAGGGCTGCGAAGCGCACATGCTCGGCCTGGAAACCCGCTACCCGATTCCCAAGCCGCGCAAGGCCGTGCCGCAGAAACGCACACTGATGCCGATGCTCGCCAATGACGACGGCGCGATCCTGCTTTATCGCCGGCCTTCCACGGGCTTGTGGGGCGGTCTCTGGAGCCTGCCGGAACTCGACGACCTCGACGACCTGCCGCACCTGGCCTCGCAGCACTCGCTGGAACTGGGCACGCAGCAAGCCCTGCCAGGCCTGGTGCACACGTTCAGCCACTTTCAGCTGTCCATCGAACCCTGGCTGGTCCAGGTCCAGGAGTCCGGCCATCACGTGGCCGAGGCCGACTGGCTCTGGTATAACCTCGCCACCCCGCCGCGCCTGGGCCTCGCCGCCCCGGTCAAGACCTTGCTCGAACGCGCGGCCGCCGTATTGAACGCAGGAGAATCCTCATGA
- a CDS encoding AsmA family protein, whose amino-acid sequence MKAFGKILGLVLLGLLLIIVALGFALTHLFDPNDYKDEIRQIARNKAHIELTLNGDIGWSLFPWLGLELHEASVATLAKPTEPFADLQMLGLSVRVLPLLRREVQMSDVRVEGLNLRLNRDKDGHGNWEDIGKVPASANSTTPATPGEPAPAPQTTAQAEKPAQPIRLDIDSLTVNNARVEYNDEQTGKQFSAESIQLSTGAVHDSTNIPVKLTAFLGSNQPVLRVRTELNGELRFERALQRYKFEDMKLSGEVAGDPLQGKTMTFAAQGQLLLDKAANVAEWTGIKISANQLRALGELKVNDLGKTPQINGGISIAQLDLAKFVDSIGQQLPAMAEGSLSKVELVSRVAATPTSLSLDNINLKIDDSTFSGRIAVEDFAKQSLRAQLKADTFNVDRYLPPKSAEANSAKQVRQAEVASTEADAMAGGGSTPLPDKPTKGAWSTERLLPVERLRSLDVDADLSFGQLTLEKLPIQNAVLKATGKQGLLTLENLRGDLYDGNFDAKGILDVRPDTPTLSLQTGISRVPAEKILESQGKNPPVKGLVTLNSNVTGTGNSQKALIDTLNGNASFVINNGVLLNANLEQQLCRGIATLNRKTLSGEPRGKDTPFQELKGNLTFRNGVASNPDLKVRIPGMTVNGDGDVDLRVMGMDYRVGIIVEGDTSAMPDPACQVGDKFVGIEWPLRCRGPLELGAKACRLDNERMGQVASKLAGDKISEKIDEKLGDKVSPELKNALKGLFKR is encoded by the coding sequence ATGAAAGCGTTCGGCAAAATCCTGGGTCTGGTACTTCTCGGGCTGTTGCTGATCATTGTGGCGCTGGGCTTTGCCCTGACCCACCTCTTCGATCCCAACGACTATAAAGACGAAATTCGCCAGATTGCCCGCAACAAGGCCCACATCGAGTTGACGCTCAATGGCGACATCGGCTGGAGCCTGTTCCCGTGGCTGGGCCTGGAATTGCACGAAGCCAGTGTCGCGACCCTGGCCAAGCCCACCGAACCTTTCGCCGACCTGCAGATGCTCGGCCTGTCGGTGCGCGTATTGCCGCTGCTGCGCCGTGAAGTACAGATGAGCGACGTACGGGTCGAAGGCCTGAACCTGCGCCTGAACCGCGACAAGGACGGCCACGGCAACTGGGAAGACATCGGCAAGGTCCCCGCCAGCGCCAACTCGACAACGCCGGCCACCCCGGGCGAACCCGCACCTGCGCCACAAACCACCGCCCAGGCGGAAAAACCGGCACAGCCGATTCGCCTGGACATCGACAGCCTGACCGTCAACAACGCCCGCGTCGAATACAACGACGAGCAGACCGGCAAACAGTTCAGCGCCGAGAGCATCCAACTGAGCACCGGCGCGGTCCATGACTCCACTAATATCCCGGTCAAACTCACCGCCTTCCTGGGCAGCAATCAGCCAGTCCTGAGGGTGCGTACCGAGCTGAACGGCGAGCTGCGCTTCGAGCGAGCCTTGCAGCGCTACAAGTTCGAAGACATGAAGTTGTCCGGCGAAGTGGCCGGCGACCCGCTGCAGGGCAAGACCATGACCTTCGCCGCGCAAGGGCAATTGCTGCTGGATAAGGCGGCGAACGTCGCCGAATGGACGGGTATCAAGATCTCCGCCAACCAACTGCGCGCGCTGGGCGAGCTGAAGGTCAACGACCTGGGCAAGACGCCGCAAATCAACGGCGGGATTTCCATCGCGCAACTGGACCTGGCGAAATTTGTCGACAGCATCGGCCAGCAACTCCCGGCCATGGCCGAAGGCAGCCTGAGCAAAGTCGAGCTGGTCAGCCGCGTGGCCGCCACTCCAACCAGCCTGTCGCTGGACAATATCAACCTGAAAATCGACGACAGCACCTTCAGTGGCCGGATCGCCGTCGAGGATTTCGCCAAACAATCGCTGCGCGCCCAGCTCAAGGCCGACACGTTCAACGTCGACCGCTATCTGCCGCCAAAATCCGCCGAGGCCAACAGCGCCAAGCAGGTGCGCCAGGCTGAAGTGGCGAGCACCGAAGCCGACGCCATGGCCGGTGGTGGCAGCACACCGCTGCCGGACAAACCCACCAAGGGCGCATGGAGCACCGAACGCCTGTTGCCGGTGGAGCGCTTGCGCAGCCTCGATGTCGACGCCGACCTGAGCTTCGGCCAACTGACCCTGGAAAAACTGCCGATCCAGAATGCCGTGCTCAAGGCCACCGGCAAACAAGGCTTGCTGACCCTGGAAAACCTGCGTGGTGACCTCTACGACGGTAACTTCGACGCCAAGGGCATCCTCGACGTGCGCCCGGACACGCCGACCCTGAGCCTGCAGACCGGCATCAGCCGAGTGCCCGCGGAAAAAATCCTCGAAAGCCAGGGCAAGAACCCGCCGGTAAAAGGCCTGGTCACGCTCAACAGCAATGTGACCGGCACCGGCAATAGCCAGAAAGCGCTGATCGACACACTCAACGGCAACGCCAGCTTCGTCATCAACAACGGCGTGCTGCTCAATGCCAACCTCGAACAGCAACTGTGCCGGGGCATCGCCACGCTCAACCGCAAGACCCTCAGCGGCGAACCGCGGGGCAAGGACACACCATTCCAGGAGCTCAAGGGCAACCTGACCTTCCGCAACGGTGTGGCCAGCAACCCGGACCTGAAAGTGCGCATCCCCGGCATGACCGTCAACGGCGATGGCGACGTCGACCTGCGCGTCATGGGCATGGATTACCGCGTCGGCATCATCGTAGAAGGCGACACCAGCGCCATGCCGGACCCGGCCTGCCAGGTCGGCGACAAATTTGTCGGCATCGAATGGCCGCTGCGTTGCCGTGGCCCGCTGGAACTGGGTGCCAAGGCCTGCCGCCTCGATAATGAACGCATGGGCCAGGTCGCCAGCAAACTGGCGGGCGACAAGATCAGCGAAAAGATCGACGAAAAACTCGGCGACAAGGTCAGTCCTGAACTGAAAAACGCATTGAAGGGGCTGTTCAAGCGATGA
- a CDS encoding acetyl-CoA sensor PanZ family protein — MPIIVELLNEATVEDRQDLKKIFQDAPQWLFSPFADAGQLIERGLADGSLIGGRFNDRLLGAARLQRHPEVWHLSQLCVRKVTRRRGVAERLVNQAQKMASQSGATLRLLAPAGHLEAQALAAKLKVPLDVSPD; from the coding sequence ATGCCGATCATTGTCGAGCTGCTGAACGAAGCCACCGTTGAGGATCGGCAGGACTTGAAAAAGATCTTCCAGGACGCGCCGCAGTGGCTGTTCAGTCCGTTCGCCGACGCCGGGCAATTGATCGAACGCGGCCTGGCGGACGGTTCGCTGATCGGCGGCCGTTTCAACGACCGTCTGTTGGGCGCGGCCCGTCTGCAAAGGCATCCGGAGGTCTGGCATCTGTCGCAACTTTGCGTGCGAAAAGTCACTCGACGTCGTGGGGTCGCCGAACGGCTGGTGAACCAAGCGCAGAAAATGGCGTCGCAATCGGGTGCGACATTACGACTGCTGGCACCCGCCGGGCACCTTGAAGCCCAGGCCCTGGCAGCCAAACTTAAAGTGCCGCTGGATGTGTCCCCGGATTGA
- a CDS encoding OFA family MFS transporter — translation MSTSTTAGGLGADQPSFLSKERIIAKPGFNRWLVPPAALAIHLCIGMAYGFSVFWLPLSKALGITKAVACEPDMSFIAQVFSSQCDWPISMLGWIYTLFFIFLGCSAAIWGGWLEHAGPRKAGVVSALCWCGGLLISALGVYTHQIWLMWIGSGVIGGIGLGLGYISPVSTLIKWFPDKRGMATGMAIMGFGGGAMVGAPLAAALMGHFASPTSVGVWQSFLVMAAIYFVFMIGGALSYRVPPTGWKPEGWTAPAKKASNAMITHRHVHVNVAWKTPQFRLVWLVLCLNVSAGIGILGMASPLLQEVFGGKLLGNDLPFGQLDAGQLASIAAIAAGFTGLLSLFNIGGRFFWASFSDYLGRKNTYFVFFALGFALYALIPNLGHLGNVALFVAAFCIILSMYGGGFATVPAYLADLFGTQMVGAIHGRLLTAWAAAGVLGPVLVNYLREYQLSIGVERAAAYDITLYILAGLLVLGFICNMLVRPVADKYFMTDAELAAEQALGHDKGADASTVLEWKAAPGTKPLAVAAWLVVGIPLAWGIWVTLQKTAVLFH, via the coding sequence ATGAGCACAAGCACTACGGCTGGCGGCCTCGGCGCCGATCAGCCTTCGTTCCTGTCCAAGGAGCGCATCATCGCCAAGCCCGGTTTCAACCGTTGGCTGGTACCACCGGCCGCTCTGGCCATCCACCTTTGCATCGGCATGGCCTATGGCTTTTCGGTGTTCTGGCTGCCTCTGTCCAAAGCCCTGGGCATCACCAAGGCCGTAGCCTGCGAGCCTGACATGAGCTTCATTGCGCAGGTGTTTTCCTCGCAATGCGACTGGCCGATCTCGATGCTCGGCTGGATCTACACCCTGTTCTTCATCTTCCTGGGTTGCTCTGCCGCGATCTGGGGTGGCTGGCTGGAACACGCCGGACCACGCAAGGCGGGTGTCGTTTCCGCTCTGTGCTGGTGTGGTGGCCTGCTGATTTCGGCACTGGGCGTGTACACGCACCAGATCTGGCTGATGTGGATCGGCTCCGGGGTCATTGGTGGTATCGGCCTGGGCCTGGGTTACATCTCGCCGGTGTCGACCCTGATCAAGTGGTTCCCGGACAAGCGCGGCATGGCGACCGGCATGGCCATCATGGGCTTCGGCGGTGGTGCGATGGTCGGTGCGCCGCTGGCTGCGGCCCTGATGGGCCACTTCGCTTCGCCAACCAGCGTGGGCGTATGGCAAAGCTTCCTGGTGATGGCCGCGATCTACTTCGTGTTCATGATCGGTGGCGCGCTGTCCTACCGCGTCCCGCCAACCGGCTGGAAGCCTGAAGGCTGGACCGCACCTGCGAAGAAAGCTTCAAACGCGATGATCACCCACCGTCACGTGCACGTGAACGTGGCCTGGAAAACCCCGCAATTCCGTCTGGTATGGCTGGTGCTGTGCCTGAACGTGTCGGCGGGTATCGGCATCCTCGGCATGGCTTCGCCACTGCTGCAGGAAGTGTTTGGCGGCAAGCTGCTGGGCAATGACCTGCCATTCGGTCAACTGGACGCCGGTCAACTGGCCTCGATCGCTGCCATCGCTGCCGGTTTCACCGGTCTGCTGAGCCTGTTCAACATCGGTGGCCGCTTCTTCTGGGCGTCGTTCTCGGACTACCTGGGTCGCAAAAACACCTACTTCGTGTTCTTCGCCCTGGGCTTTGCCCTGTACGCACTGATTCCGAACCTCGGCCACCTGGGCAACGTCGCGCTGTTTGTGGCGGCATTCTGTATCATCCTGTCGATGTACGGCGGTGGTTTCGCCACCGTTCCAGCCTACCTGGCGGACCTGTTCGGTACGCAAATGGTTGGCGCGATCCACGGTCGTCTGCTGACTGCCTGGGCGGCGGCTGGCGTGCTGGGTCCGGTGCTGGTGAACTACCTGCGTGAGTATCAGCTGAGCATCGGCGTTGAACGCGCCGCGGCCTACGACATCACCCTGTACATCCTCGCCGGTCTGCTGGTGCTGGGCTTCATCTGCAACATGCTGGTGCGCCCGGTGGCCGACAAGTACTTCATGACCGACGCCGAACTGGCTGCCGAACAGGCGCTGGGCCACGACAAGGGTGCTGATGCCAGCACCGTGCTGGAGTGGAAAGCGGCTCCGGGCACCAAGCCATTGGCGGTCGCTGCATGGCTGGTGGTGGGCATTCCGTTGGCATGGGGCATCTGGGTGACCCTGCAGAAAACGGCGGTGCTGTTCCACTAA
- the hisB gene encoding imidazoleglycerol-phosphate dehydratase HisB: protein MAERKASVERDTLETQIKASINLDGTGKARFDIGVPFLEHMLDQIARHGLIDLDIVSKGDLHIDDHHTVEDVGITLGQAFTQAIGDKKGIRRYGHAYVPLDEALSRVVIDFSGRPGLQMHVPYTRATVGGFDVDLFQEFFQGFVNHANVTLHIDNLRGHNTHHQIETVFKAFGRALRMAVELDDRMAGQMPSTKGVL from the coding sequence ATGGCCGAACGTAAGGCGTCTGTCGAGCGCGACACTCTGGAAACCCAGATCAAAGCCTCGATCAACCTGGATGGCACCGGTAAGGCCCGGTTTGACATCGGTGTTCCTTTTCTTGAGCACATGCTCGACCAGATCGCCCGTCACGGGCTGATCGACCTGGATATCGTCAGCAAGGGCGACCTGCATATCGACGACCACCACACCGTGGAAGACGTCGGCATCACCCTGGGCCAGGCGTTCACCCAGGCCATCGGCGACAAAAAAGGCATTCGTCGCTACGGCCACGCCTACGTGCCGCTCGATGAAGCGCTGTCGCGTGTAGTCATCGACTTCTCGGGCCGTCCTGGCCTGCAGATGCATGTCCCGTACACCCGTGCCACCGTCGGCGGTTTCGACGTTGACCTGTTCCAGGAATTTTTCCAGGGCTTCGTCAACCACGCCAACGTCACCCTGCACATCGACAACCTGCGTGGCCACAACACCCACCACCAGATCGAAACCGTGTTCAAGGCCTTCGGCCGCGCACTGCGCATGGCGGTAGAGCTCGATGACCGCATGGCCGGGCAGATGCCATCGACCAAGGGCGTCCTGTAA
- the hisH gene encoding imidazole glycerol phosphate synthase subunit HisH, with amino-acid sequence MQTVAVIDYGMGNLHSVAKALEHVGAGKVLITSDASVIREADRVVFPGVGAIRDCMAEIRRLGFDTLVREVSQDRPFLGICVGMQALLDSSEENDGVDCIGLFPGAVKFFGKDLREDGEHLKVPHMGWNQVKQTVNHPLWHDIPDMARFYFVHSYYIAAANARQVVGSGHYGVDFAAALADGSRFAVQFHPEKSHTHGLQLLQNFAAWDGRW; translated from the coding sequence ATGCAGACGGTTGCAGTGATCGACTACGGCATGGGCAACCTGCACTCGGTGGCCAAGGCCCTCGAGCATGTGGGCGCCGGCAAGGTGCTGATCACCAGCGATGCCAGCGTGATTCGCGAAGCCGACCGGGTGGTGTTCCCCGGCGTTGGCGCGATTCGCGATTGCATGGCGGAGATCCGTCGCCTGGGCTTCGACACGCTGGTGCGTGAAGTCAGCCAGGATCGTCCGTTCCTGGGCATCTGCGTGGGCATGCAAGCCTTGCTCGACAGCAGCGAAGAGAACGACGGCGTTGACTGCATCGGCCTGTTTCCGGGTGCGGTGAAGTTCTTCGGCAAGGACCTGCGTGAAGACGGCGAGCACCTCAAGGTGCCGCACATGGGCTGGAACCAGGTCAAGCAGACGGTCAACCACCCGCTGTGGCATGACATCCCGGACATGGCCCGTTTCTACTTCGTGCACAGCTATTACATCGCCGCCGCCAACGCGCGCCAGGTGGTGGGCAGCGGTCACTACGGTGTCGACTTCGCCGCGGCGCTGGCCGATGGCTCGCGTTTCGCGGTGCAGTTCCACCCCGAGAAAAGCCATACCCATGGCCTGCAATTGCTGCAGAACTTCGCGGCGTGGGACGGACGCTGGTAA
- a CDS encoding DUF2164 domain-containing protein, with translation MAVKKKPPILTLTPEQEREANHKIQRFMEDRFELDLGSFEAAEILELFTREIAPHYYNRAIFDVQAHLKERFESIESDLWALEKN, from the coding sequence ATGGCCGTCAAGAAGAAGCCGCCGATCCTGACCCTCACGCCCGAACAGGAGCGTGAGGCCAATCACAAGATCCAGCGCTTCATGGAGGATCGCTTCGAACTGGACCTGGGTTCGTTCGAAGCGGCTGAAATCCTTGAGCTGTTTACCCGTGAAATTGCTCCGCACTATTACAACAGGGCGATTTTCGATGTGCAGGCGCACCTCAAAGAGAGGTTCGAAAGCATCGAAAGCGACTTGTGGGCGCTCGAGAAAAACTGA
- the hisA gene encoding 1-(5-phosphoribosyl)-5-[(5-phosphoribosylamino)methylideneamino]imidazole-4-carboxamide isomerase, with the protein MLIIPAIDLKDGACVRLRQGRMEDSTVFSDDPVSMAAKWVEGGCRRLHLVDLNGAFEGQPVNGEVVTAIAKRYPTLPIQIGGGIRSLETIEHYVKAGVSYVIIGTKAVKDPAFVAEACRAFPGKVIVGLDAKDGFVATDGWAEISTVQVIDLAKQFEADGVSAIVYTDIAKDGMMQGCNVPFTAALAAATKIPVIASGGIHNLGDIKSLLDARAPGIIGAITGRAIYEGTLDVAEAQAFCDSYKG; encoded by the coding sequence ATGCTGATTATTCCCGCTATCGATCTTAAAGACGGTGCCTGTGTTCGTCTGCGCCAGGGCCGCATGGAAGATTCCACGGTGTTCTCCGATGACCCGGTGAGCATGGCTGCCAAGTGGGTGGAGGGCGGTTGCCGCCGTCTGCATCTGGTCGACCTGAACGGCGCCTTCGAAGGCCAGCCGGTCAACGGCGAAGTGGTCACCGCCATCGCCAAGCGCTACCCGACCCTGCCGATCCAGATCGGTGGCGGCATCCGCTCCCTGGAAACCATCGAGCACTACGTCAAGGCTGGCGTGAGCTACGTGATTATCGGCACCAAGGCCGTGAAAGACCCGGCTTTCGTGGCCGAAGCCTGCCGTGCGTTCCCGGGCAAGGTGATCGTCGGTCTCGACGCCAAGGACGGTTTCGTCGCCACCGACGGCTGGGCTGAAATCAGCACCGTGCAGGTGATCGACCTGGCCAAGCAGTTCGAAGCCGACGGCGTGTCTGCCATCGTCTACACCGACATCGCCAAAGACGGCATGATGCAGGGCTGCAACGTGCCGTTCACCGCTGCGCTGGCCGCGGCCACGAAGATTCCGGTGATCGCCTCCGGCGGCATCCACAACCTGGGTGACATCAAGTCCCTGCTCGATGCCCGCGCACCGGGCATCATCGGCGCGATCACCGGTCGCGCGATCTACGAAGGCACCCTCGACGTCGCCGAAGCGCAAGCTTTCTGCGACTCGTACAAAGGCTGA
- the hisF gene encoding imidazole glycerol phosphate synthase subunit HisF — protein MALAKRIIPCLDVDNGRVVKGVKFENIRDAGDPVEIARRYDEQGADEITFLDITASVDGRDTTLHTVERMASQVFIPLTVGGGVRTVQDIRNLLNAGADKVSINTAAVFNPEFVGEAAQHFGSQCIVVAIDAKKVSGPGETPRWEIFTHGGRKPTGLDAVEWAKKMEGLGAGEILLTSMDQDGMKNGFDLGVTRAISDALGIPVIASGGVGNLQHLADGILEGHASAVLAASIFHFGEYTVQEAKAYMAHRGIVMR, from the coding sequence ATGGCGCTGGCCAAACGCATCATCCCTTGCCTGGACGTGGACAACGGCCGGGTCGTCAAGGGTGTGAAGTTCGAAAACATCCGCGATGCCGGTGACCCGGTAGAGATCGCCCGTCGCTACGACGAGCAGGGCGCTGACGAGATTACCTTCCTGGACATCACCGCCAGCGTTGACGGCCGTGATACCACGTTGCACACCGTCGAACGCATGGCCAGCCAGGTGTTCATCCCGCTGACCGTGGGCGGTGGCGTACGCACCGTGCAGGACATCCGCAACCTGCTCAACGCCGGCGCGGACAAGGTCTCGATCAACACCGCCGCGGTGTTCAATCCGGAATTCGTCGGCGAGGCTGCGCAGCATTTCGGTTCGCAGTGCATCGTCGTCGCCATCGACGCGAAGAAGGTCTCCGGCCCAGGCGAAACCCCGCGCTGGGAAATCTTCACCCACGGCGGACGCAAGCCGACCGGCCTCGACGCTGTCGAGTGGGCGAAGAAAATGGAAGGCCTGGGCGCCGGTGAAATCCTGCTGACCAGCATGGATCAGGACGGCATGAAAAACGGCTTCGACCTGGGCGTGACCCGTGCCATCAGCGATGCGCTGGGCATTCCGGTGATCGCATCCGGCGGCGTCGGCAACTTGCAGCACTTGGCCGACGGCATTCTCGAAGGTCACGCCAGTGCGGTATTGGCGGCGAGTATTTTCCACTTCGGCGAATACACCGTGCAGGAAGCCAAGGCCTACATGGCCCATCGCGGCATCGTCATGCGCTGA
- a CDS encoding substrate-binding periplasmic protein gives MIKRLLLALASVAPLLINGAHAATNPDVDMVLLTENFPPYNMARNGKNFAQDENINGIAVDIVREIFKRAEISYSLTLRFPWERIYKLALEKPGYGVFVMARLPDRERLFKWVGPIGPDDWIMLAKADSKITLETLDDARKYKVGAYKGDAIAETLAKQGLRPIVVLRDQDNAKKLTSGQIDLWATGDPAGRYLARQDGVTGLKTVLRFNSAELYLALNKDVPDETVAKLQAALDQLRKEGGVDEIMARYL, from the coding sequence ATGATCAAACGTCTGCTTCTTGCTCTTGCCAGCGTTGCACCTCTGCTCATCAATGGGGCGCACGCCGCTACCAATCCTGATGTCGATATGGTGTTGCTGACGGAAAATTTTCCGCCTTACAACATGGCCAGGAACGGCAAGAACTTCGCCCAGGACGAGAACATCAACGGCATCGCCGTGGACATCGTCCGCGAGATCTTCAAACGTGCCGAAATTTCCTACAGCCTCACTCTGCGATTCCCTTGGGAGCGCATCTACAAGCTCGCCCTGGAAAAACCGGGTTACGGCGTGTTCGTGATGGCGCGGCTGCCGGATCGGGAGAGACTGTTCAAATGGGTCGGGCCGATTGGTCCGGACGACTGGATCATGCTGGCCAAGGCCGACAGCAAGATCACCCTGGAAACCCTCGATGACGCGCGCAAGTACAAGGTCGGCGCCTACAAGGGCGATGCGATTGCCGAGACGCTGGCCAAGCAGGGGCTGAGACCGATCGTCGTGCTGCGCGACCAGGACAACGCGAAGAAGCTCACCAGCGGCCAGATCGACCTGTGGGCCACCGGTGACCCGGCGGGCCGCTATCTGGCGCGTCAGGACGGGGTGACCGGGCTCAAGACGGTACTGCGCTTCAACAGCGCCGAGTTGTACCTGGCGCTGAACAAAGACGTGCCGGACGAAACCGTCGCCAAGTTGCAGGCAGCGCTCGATCAGTTGCGCAAGGAAGGCGGCGTCGACGAGATCATGGCGCGGTATCTCTGA
- a CDS encoding divergent polysaccharide deacetylase family protein — MRLRLLFGLLACLAGVAHATPATPAPHKAYLSLIIDDLGQNLPRDRRVLALPGPVTAAIMPDTPHATEFAREAHRAGKIVILHMPMDPATGPFAWHPELPIDELEKRLNAAFKAVPYTAGINNHMGSRMTAQPAAMAWLMADLQRRHKFFVDSRTSAQTVAAAEAQKVGLASVSRDVFLDDERTEAAIFTQLQTAISLARKQGSAVMIGHPYPQTLAVLERELPKLKAQGIDWIDIKLMISVRSNKAMAGHGKDGVYR; from the coding sequence ATGCGCCTGCGGTTGCTCTTCGGCCTGCTGGCCTGCCTGGCGGGTGTTGCCCACGCAACGCCCGCCACACCAGCGCCCCACAAGGCCTACCTGAGTCTGATCATTGATGACCTGGGGCAGAACCTGCCCCGGGATCGCCGCGTACTGGCGCTGCCCGGCCCGGTGACGGCGGCGATCATGCCCGACACCCCCCACGCCACCGAATTTGCCCGCGAAGCCCATCGCGCCGGCAAGATCGTCATCCTGCACATGCCCATGGACCCGGCCACCGGCCCGTTCGCCTGGCACCCTGAGCTGCCCATCGACGAGCTGGAAAAACGCCTGAACGCCGCATTCAAGGCCGTGCCCTACACCGCCGGCATCAACAACCACATGGGCAGCCGCATGACCGCACAGCCGGCCGCCATGGCCTGGCTGATGGCGGACTTGCAGCGCCGGCACAAGTTCTTCGTCGACAGCCGCACCAGCGCGCAGACCGTCGCCGCAGCCGAGGCGCAGAAGGTCGGCCTGGCGAGCGTTTCACGGGACGTGTTCCTGGATGACGAACGCACCGAAGCGGCGATCTTCACCCAGCTACAAACCGCGATCAGCCTGGCGCGCAAGCAGGGCTCGGCGGTGATGATCGGCCACCCTTATCCGCAGACGCTGGCGGTGCTGGAGCGCGAGCTGCCCAAGCTCAAGGCCCAGGGCATTGACTGGATCGACATCAAGTTGATGATCAGCGTGCGCAGCAACAAGGCGATGGCGGGGCATGGGAAGGATGGGGTTTATCGCTGA